The Ornithorhynchus anatinus isolate Pmale09 chromosome 16, mOrnAna1.pri.v4, whole genome shotgun sequence genome contains the following window.
CCGGCGTGTCGTCACCGTCTCAGGGGCACGCGGTCGGTGCCGAAGTCCCACCCGGGAGGCCCGCAGTTTTATAGAAaagtttaaataaataaatgaatgtcgAGCTCCGTCTCTATACATAGATATAAAataacctcccctcccccttggacaGAGCCCCGTTTTCTAGGCGTGGTGGGCCCAGGGTCGACTTGTCAGTTGGACGGCAAGCCTTCCCCTCTTGAATTTCTTGATGCTTTCTAACGGCCTCAGATCCAATAAAGGTTCATCCGTAGAAGGATCGCCGTCGCCCATCTTTTCGGCCGCGGCCCGTCGCCCATCGGTCGGTACCTTCCCcgccgctcagtacggtgccgcgTTCGTTCGATcgggtttactgagcgctcaccgtgtgcaaagcaccgtactgagcgcttgggagagtccaatttaaCGACACGTtgcggcccacaacgggctccccgtctagagggggaggcagattaaTTCAAACatagattttagactgtgagcccattgttgggcagggatggtctctagctgcggccgaattgtccgttccaagcgctcagtgcagtgccctgcacgcagtaagcgctcgatacgatggaatgaacgacggacatcttttaaaaatggtatttaagcgctcactatgtgcagagcactgttctaagcgccgggagaggtacttgggacaacctgataaacttgtatctcccccggcgcttagaacaagtgcttgggcacgtagtgagcgcttaacaaatgccatcgtcattattggtATTGAgacaatcaggtcgaacacagtccctgtcccacatgggacgcaacggtcttcgtctccattttccagaggagggaaccgaggcccggagaagtgaagtgacttgtccaaggtcaaggtcAAGATGGGATGAGAACAGGAGGagaagctgggggcgggggccaggGGAGGACCAATAggaagcggcgggggcgggggcggggggcggggctagaggaggagctggggcggggccaggggagggccaataggaggcggcgggggcggggccaaggggcGGGGATAGAGGAGAAGAtgggcggggccaggggaggaccaataggaggcggcggggcggggcaaaGGGGCGGGGATAGAGGAGAAGATGGGCGGGGCTAGGGGAGGACCAataggaggaggcgggggcggggccaaggggcGGGGATAGAGGAGAAGAtgggcggggccaggggaggaccaataggaggcggcgggggcggggccaaggggcGGGGATAGAGGAGAAGATGGGCGGGGCCAGGGAGGACCAATAGGAGGCGGCGGGGCGTGGCCTgagctccccgcccccgccccgcccctcggcccagcGTCTCTCCACCGGGCGGCGCCGCCGATTGGCCGTCGAAGgcagagggggcgtggcctcggggcgggggggcggggcccggggggcgagtGTCGGGGCGCGGCGCGCAGGCGCGTCGTGTCGGGCGAGCcatggggaaggtggtggtggtgacggGCGCCAGCAGGTGAGGACGGCCGCGCCgtggacccgggttcgaatccgcgcccctccacccccccccccccccggctcccttcccctcctccgggcctcagtgtccccgtctggaaaacgggggcggggcggccgtgCGCCCCCGGGGTCCGTGCGAGGTGGGCAGGTgggggcgccccccccccaccccctccccgcccccgttttgcagacgaggtcctCGAAGCGGTGACCcgtggcgggattggaacccagcgcCTCCGACTCCCTCTTAGAATTGATTCGGCGGTGTTTGCTGAGCGCTTCCGGGGCGCCGGATCCCGGCTctccgtggctccgtggaaagagcacgggctttggagtccgaggtcatgagttcgaatcccagctctgccccttgtctgctgggtgaccttgggcgagtcacttcacttctctgggcctcagttccctcctctgtcaaatggggatgaagaccgggagccccacgggggacaacctgattcccctgtgtctacctaccccagcgctcagaacagtgctcggcacatagtaagcgctcaacaaataccaacattattagtattattgtcagctgggtgactgtgggcaggtcacttcacttctctgggcctcagttccctcatctggaaaatggggatgaagactgggagccccacggaggacaacctgattccccggtctctcccccagcgcttagaacagtgctcggcacatagtaagcgcttaacaaatacactgttttaagcgcttggacagCACGGGTCAGCCCCAGGGAGGGGCGATGGTCAATAATCAGGTGCGCTTattattcgttcgttcattcgatagtatttatggagcgcttactataataacgttggtatttggttaagcgcttactatgtgcagagcactgttccgagcgccgggatacagacagggtcatcgggtggtcccacgtgaggaggctcaccgtcctcatccccatttgacagatgagggaaccgaggcccgaagttaagtgactcgcccgaggtcacgcagctgccaagtgacagagccgggattcgaacccgtgacccccgactcccaagcccgggctctttccgccgagccgcgctgcttcccacgctactacgcgcagagcgctgtgccgagcgcttggaacggacaaggcGGCGCCCAGCACGGcgccgtaataatgttggtgttcgttaagcgctcactacgtgccacgcgctgggggagacacgggggaatcaggtggtcccccgtggggctcccagtcttcatccccattttccaggtgaggccactgaggcgccgacgagcgaagtgactcgcccacagtcccacggctgacaggtggccgagccgggattcgaacccgtaataataatgatgatgttggcgtTTGTCAAGCGcccgctaggtgcagagcaccgttctacgcgctgggggagatacaggggaatcaggatgtcccccgtgaggctcgcggttaatcccccattttccagatgagggaaccgaggcccagagaagtgaagtgactcgcccgcggtcacccagctgacaggcggcagagccgggattcgaactcgtgggtcctgactccagagcccgggctctttccactgagccgtgcgggGTcgtgaggctgtcccacgtgaggctcccggctcatccccatttgacagatgaggtcactgaggcccggagagatgccccggccccccccccccgcccccccggccgccgagcggcagagcggggattcgaacccggcccgggctctttcggccGCGCCGGAGGaaagcggggccgggcggggggcggtggaggaggggagcgggaggggatggagggctccCTCCCCCGAGGGCTCCGcgcgcggcgagcgctcggtagaCCCGGACGTCCGAACGGGTTCCCGCCTCGGGGGCAGCGGCATCGGGCTGGCGCTGTGCCGGCGGCTCCTGGCCGAAGACGACTCGGTCCGGCTGTGCCTGGCCTGCCGCGACCCGCGGCGGGCGGAGGCCGCCCGGGCCTCCCTGCTGGCCTCCCACCCCGACGCCCGCCTCTCCTCCGTCCGCCTCGACGTCAGCAGCCTGGACTCCGTGCTCGGGGCCGCCCGGGACCTCCGACGCAGGTGGGCTCCTCTTAAAATGCCACCCGCGGGGCCGGcgaagcctccccctccccgtccgccCGGCGACGggaccgggatcggaacccgccgcCTCCGAcaacccgggccgggccccgtccgGCGCGAGACCCCGCGCGGGCCGCTTcgcctccccggcgctcggtcacctcgtccgtcGGCCGCTCGGCGGATAGCGGTGTCATCGTGCCTACGCCGGCGGGTCCGTCTCGCGCAGGTTTCGGCGGTTGGACTTCCTGTACCTCAACGCCGGGATCATGCCTAACCCCAAACTGAACATCAAAGCGCTCGTCTCCAGCTTTTTCTCCAGGTAATTTCCCTCCGGGGGAGGATCTCCCCGCCCGGTTTTTCGCCTCCgtccctccgggggggggggggggcggcaacgtggcccagcgggtagagcccgggccggggagtcgcgAGGACCCGGATTCTGACCTCGCCTCCTCCCCTCGTGTGctcagtcacctcgcttctctgggcctcggttccctcatccgggagATGGGGATTATTGCATCGTCGGGATGCCGGCGTGCTCGTACCGCGCGCCGCGCCGGGGCGGGTCCCGGCCgatggggtcggacccggtccccgtcccacggggggctcgcggtcttcacccccgttttagagaagagggaacgaggcccagggaggtaaaGGTCGCCaagcggacgaggggcggggccgggattcgaacccagggcctcttggagaagcagcggggctcagtggcaagagcccgggcttgggagtcggaggtcacgggttcgaatgccggctccgccacccgtcggctgtgtgaccgcgggcgagtcacttctctgggcctcggtgacctcatctggcaaatggggaggaagacggtgagccccacgggggacgacccgattcccccgtgtccaccccggcgcttagaacggtgctcggcacgtggtgggCGATTAACAACTACCAGCGCTGTCGTCGTCATTGatgcccgggccccccccccccccgctaagcctcgctgcttggGACGCGGCCCCGCGGCCGACCCGATGGGCTCGAATCCACCCCCCCAGCGcgcggtacggcgcccggcggaGGGtaggcgcctaacggataccgagaccgtaagcccctcggagggcggggactgtagctgttaccgatttgtccgtcccgagcgctcagtacggcgctcggcaccccgtaagcgctcgggaaatacgactgaacgactaAAAAGCGCCAGATGGGGCGGGCGTCCCCCGACTCGGCGTCCCCCTCGGTCCGGCAGAGAGCTGTTCCACGTGATGTCCACCGCGGACGGACTGCTGACCCAGGAGGACGGCACCACGGCCGACGGACTGCGGGAGGTGTTCGCCACCAACGTCTTCGGCCACTTCGTCCTGGTAGAAATAAGCACCGCGGGCCCTTTCGGGCGCTCACCccgggccgagcaccgtcccgagcgcggcgccgggggagacccggtgGGACCCGCGGCCCTCATCCCCCTCGGACGgatggggagaccgaggcacggagaggttcggTGGGACTTATTCTAGACCGCCGGCCCGTCGTCGGGTGGGGATGGCCTCTCTCCGttgcccattccgagcgcttagcacggcgctcggccCGCGGTAAGCGCGCGgtagatacgatcgaacgaatttGGCGCCCACCgtgggccgagcgccgtcccgagcccttgggagagggcggTAGAACCACGTTGGTGCCTtgggtcgtatttaccgagcgcctgccgcgcgcagagcaccgtgctaagcgtttACAGGAtagacacacgttccctgcccgcagcgggccggagcggggaggCTTTCATCCTAGAGTTTCGCCGGCGGGGAAGCGGGAACGAGAGCGAGGCGCGGGATGGGGGCGGCGGGTGAGGAGCCGGgccgggcgctgtaccgagcgccggagggagggagggagggagggggagcttaaTTTCCGTCGAGGAAGCGGGGCCCGGGACGGGAGCGCGATTCcaagtgggggcggaggggaggcccgGCGGAGGGGCGCGTTCCCGGAGGGCCGCCCGGCCGCCTCGCCCGCAGATCCGGGAGCTGGAGCCGCTGCTGTGCCGCCCCGACTCCCCCTCCCGCCTGGTCTGGACGTCCTCGAGCAACGCCCGGAGGTCCAACTTCAGCCTGGACGACGTCCAGCACAGCCGGGGCCGGGAGCCCTACAGCTCGTCCAAGTACGTCACCGACCTGCTGAGCGTCGCCCTCAACCGCAAGCTCAACGCCCAGGTGAGGGGCCCGGGGcgacgggggaggcggacggggaCGGAAACGGGTCAGGCACGTAATGGGGTTGCACGCGGCCCCCGGCGTTCGCTCGGTCCTATCTACCGAGCGCCGCCCGGGCGCGGAACAACGTACGGAGCGCTTGGAGGGTATAATTCGGccccagagagagacggtccccgcccgcaacgggctcccggtctggggggggggggggggggggagacgggcggcggaACAAGTCAAGGGGCGTCCAGAGATAcggacgggctcgggagtcgggggtcatggggtcgaatcccagctccgccactcgccggctgggtgaccgtgggcgagtcgcttgacctctctgggcctcggtgacctcatctggagaacggggaggaggactgggagcctcaggcgggacggCCCGagtcccccgtatctcccccagcgctcagaacggtgccccgtccctagtaagcgcccaaatgccaacgttatcatccTCATCGGGTATTCTCCTTAGCAGCtcgcggggccgggggtgggaggtcGGAGCCGGGGAGCGCGTGAGGGAGAGCGCGTGTCGGGGGCCCCGTCTGTGTCGCCAGGGCGTCTACTCGAGCGTGACCTGCCCGGGCACCGTCCTGACCAAACTGACGTACGGCATCCTGCCTCCGTTCGTCTGGACCCTCCTCGCGCCCATCCTGTGGCTGGTGGGTGCCCGCGGCGCGGATCGTCAGCGGTACTTTTGCGGAGCGCCTACCGCCGAGTAAcgtctcgccctccctcccctcccgcccagcTGCGCTTCTTCGTGAACTCCTTCACGATGACCCCCTACAACGGCGCCGAGGCCTCGGTAagacgccgcccccgccccgtcggACCGGGGCGTCGGGCGGgcccgggttccggtcccggccttgggaaagtcgcttcccgtctcggggcctcggtgacctcatctgcaaaatgggggtggagcccgggccccgcgtgggaccggcACGGACAGGTAgcgtcggggcggggcggggggggattcgGGGGATcggcccggtccccgcccccccatcccgggCCCCGTGTCCCCCCGTTTCCAGGTGTGGCTGTTTCACCAGACCCCGGAGTCCCTGAACCCCCTGACCAAATACCACAGCTCCACCAGCGGGCTGGGACGCAACTACGTGAGGGCGCAGAAGGTGAGGCGGGGGGACcgaggggggggggtgggggccgcggGGCGCCCTCGGGCGGGGAGGGCGTAACGGACCCCGCCGGGGCGCTTCCTGCGGGCCGggcgcccgggggcggggcggggctgacGGGCCGAAGCCCCTCACAGATGGACGTGGAAGAGGAGGCCGCCGACGAGCTGTACGGCCAGCTGCTGGACCTGGAGAGGCGCCTGAGGGCCCGACCCCACGGCC
Protein-coding sequences here:
- the HSD17B7 gene encoding 3-keto-steroid reductase/17-beta-hydroxysteroid dehydrogenase 7 isoform X3; translated protein: MGKVVVVTGASSGIGLALCRRLLAEDDSVRLCLACRDPRRAEAARASLLASHPDARLSSVRLDVSSLDSVLGAARDLRRRFRRLDFLYLNAGIMPNPKLNIKALVSSFFSRELFHVMSTADGLLTQEDGTTADGLREVFATNVFGHFVLVEISTAGPFGRSPRAEHRPERGAGGDPVGPAALIPLGRMGRPRHGEVRWDLF
- the HSD17B7 gene encoding 3-keto-steroid reductase/17-beta-hydroxysteroid dehydrogenase 7 isoform X1 is translated as MGKVVVVTGASSGIGLALCRRLLAEDDSVRLCLACRDPRRAEAARASLLASHPDARLSSVRLDVSSLDSVLGAARDLRRRFRRLDFLYLNAGIMPNPKLNIKALVSSFFSRELFHVMSTADGLLTQEDGTTADGLREVFATNVFGHFVLVEISTAGPFGRSPRAEHRPERGAGGDPVGPAALIPLGRMGRPRHGEIRELEPLLCRPDSPSRLVWTSSSNARRSNFSLDDVQHSRGREPYSSSKYVTDLLSVALNRKLNAQGVYSSVTCPGTVLTKLTYGILPPFVWTLLAPILWLLRFFVNSFTMTPYNGAEASVWLFHQTPESLNPLTKYHSSTSGLGRNYVRAQKMDVEEEAADELYGQLLDLERRLRARPHGREPE
- the HSD17B7 gene encoding 3-keto-steroid reductase/17-beta-hydroxysteroid dehydrogenase 7 isoform X2 → MGKVVVVTGASSGIGLALCRRLLAEDDSVRLCLACRDPRRAEAARASLLASHPDARLSSVRLDVSSLDSVLGAARDLRRRFRRLDFLYLNAGIMPNPKLNIKALVSSFFSRELFHVMSTADGLLTQEDGTTADGLREVFATNVFGHFVLIRELEPLLCRPDSPSRLVWTSSSNARRSNFSLDDVQHSRGREPYSSSKYVTDLLSVALNRKLNAQGVYSSVTCPGTVLTKLTYGILPPFVWTLLAPILWLLRFFVNSFTMTPYNGAEASVWLFHQTPESLNPLTKYHSSTSGLGRNYVRAQKMDVEEEAADELYGQLLDLERRLRARPHGREPE